A DNA window from Nerophis lumbriciformis linkage group LG03, RoL_Nlum_v2.1, whole genome shotgun sequence contains the following coding sequences:
- the LOC133575347 gene encoding solute carrier family 22 member 13-like: MGFEEILQTTGGFGLFQKLVLFGLTLPNVLLYASFCSFLFFQSDPERHCNTDWILKAAPNLTLEEQLNLTIPLEQNGSFSRCHMFVPVDWDIGTIKERGLNETTVCQSGWVYNDTMYESTIITDFDLVCDRSHVPTVVKTVFFAGVVVGSITFGPLMELFSVNIGYFSLLLNVGAFGLNIFLNQFLFGVSELPAHLLCIWILELWGRKLSLVLTLFASGAVCLPTLAFSQGDVVAVSVLVTTGKFFFTWASSVCMVYIHELFPTSVRQTAVSMVSLVSRVGGLLAPPLNLLAFYHWSLPIVVFSSLALLSGASVIFLPETRSQELPDYSKKVQGNGNMISTKSGSDDKQTELDGKKSTKF; encoded by the exons ATGGGTTTTGAAGAGATTCTTCAGACCACCGGGGGATTTGGACTTTTCCAGAAGCTTGTTCTCTTTGGATTAACCCTTCCAAATGTACTTCTGTACGCTTCTTTCTGTAGTTTTCTTTTCTTCCAGTCAGATCCGGAGCGACATTGTAACACGGACTGGATCCTCAAGGCTGCTCCCAACCTGACGTTGGAGGAGCAGCTGAACCTGACGATTCCTCTGGAGCAGAACGGTTCTTTCAGCAGGTGTCACATGTTTGTTCCAGTGGACTGGGACATCGGAACCATCAAAGAGCGCGGACTCAACGAGACCACGGTGTGCCAGAGTGGTTGGGTGTACAATGACACCATGTACGAGTCCACCATTATCACGGAC TTTGATCTCGTTTGTGACAGGTCTCACGTACCTACAGTTGTGAAGACAGTTTTCTTCGCTGGTGTAGTCGTCGGTTCTATAACCTTTGGACCTCTTATGGAATT GTTTTCCGTCAATATAGGCTACTTTAGTCTTCTCCTCAACGTGGGTGCGTTTGGCTTGAACATCTTCCTGAATCAATTCCTGTTTGGGGTCTCGGAATTACCCGCACACCTCCTCTGCATCTGGATTTTGGAATTATGGGGAAGGAAATTGTCCCTGGTTTTAACCCTTTTCGCAAGCGGGGCCGTTTGCCTGCCAACACTGGCATTCTCACAAG GCGATGTGGTTGCGGTTTCCGTTTTGGTCACCACAGGGAAGTTCTTCTTCACTTGGGCTAGTTCAGTGTGTATGGTGTACATTCACGAGCTGTTTCCCACCTCAGTCAG GCAAACGGCTGTCAGCATGGTGTCTTTGGTCTCCAGAGTAGGCGGGCTGCTCGCTCCACCACTCAACTTGTTGGCCTTCTATCACTGGTCCTTACCCATCGTTGTCTTCAGCAGCCTTGCATTGCTAAGTGGAGCTTCTGTCATCTTCCTTCCTGAAACCAGAAGCCAAGAACTGCCTGATTATTCCAAGAAAGTCCAGGGCAACGG